The genomic DNA GTGGCGCACTTGCCATTGGGGTAGGAGATAAAGTAAATATGTTGGAATATGCAACATTTTCAGTGATTTCCCCCGAAGGATGTGCTTCCATTTTATGGAAAACGGCTGATAAAGCAGCAGAAGCTGCTTCTGCCTTAGGTATTACTTCCCAACGTTTGAAACAACTTGAACTAATTGACGAGATAATCTCTGAACCAACAGGTGGAGCTCATAGGGATATTAGTGCAGCATGTCAGAATGTTTCAGACATACTTAGTGAGCAGTTACAGGAACTAAGAAAAATGGAGATTGATGTGCTTTTGAGTGAGCGAATGAATAAATTAACGTTACATGGTAAATACGCAGAAAAATGATTTATTTGAGGTGGTAGAAAGATCATGGTTAGGAAATTTTCCTGATCATTTTTCTTTTGAAGTTGGATTGAGTGGTGGTATTGATTCCATTGTGATGTTTCACATCATGTGGAGACTTAGTCAAAAATATGATTTTAAACTTAAGGCAGTACATATTCATCATGGATTACAATCACAAGCGAATGAGTGGGTTGATTTTTGTACGACCATTTGTCATGGTTATAATGTACCTCTACGGGTTGAGTATGTCAAGGTAAATATCAATAGTCCCCTTGGAATTGAGGCTGAAGCTAGAGAGCAACGATATGATGTTTTTAAAAAATCAAAACAATCAGTAGTCGTTTTAGCTCACCACCGCGATGATCAAATAGAAACGTTTTTGCTTGCAATGTTAAGGGGTGGAGGGCTAAGAGGTATGGTATCCATGCCAGTTGTTAGGAAGTTAAAGCCAAGTAATATTTTCTTATGGAGGCCTTTATTATCTAGTTCTAAGATCCAAATAGAGCAATATGCGATAAATTGGTGTTTAAAATATATACAGGATCCTTCTAATGCCAGTGAGGACTATACCAGAAACTGGATTAGAAAGAAATTATTACCATTAATCCATAGCAAAATTGATTTTGCTGATGAGCATATTTTACAAAATATTGTTAATTTACAAGAGACTTTGCACACAATAGATGAATTAGCTTTATACGATTATAAAAATAGTGTAGATAAAGGTAAATTAAGCGTTAAATCTTTGATGAAACTATCTCCAAGTAGAGCTAGGGAAGCTTTAATCCGTTTTTTAAAAGAGCATGATCTTGGTGTGCCCAGGCAACAAAGTCTTTATGCATTTATTGATTGGATGAATAGTCAACCTAGTGATTTTTATGAATGGCAGTTACCTAAGGGTAAAATTTATTGTTATGATGAAAAAATTTGGGAATGGGCTGATAGTAATACATTAAAACAAAAATTACAAACAAGCTATTTTTCACCTCTCGATGTTGCTTGGAGGGAATGTAAAAGAGGAATTGGTAAGGATTTTATTCATGGGGATTGGTTTATACGTCCAATGAATAAAAATGATACAATTCAAACTGAAGTTGGGGTTCAATCAGTATTGCATTTACTAAAGAAGAGTAAGATCCCAAGATTTATACGTTCTCAATGGCCAGTTATTGTAAATACTAGTGATGAGTGTGTTATTGTAGTTGGTTTGAGGGTCGATGTTCGATATCAAAAATATGACGGTGTAGTCCCCTATATAAAAAGTTTGGAATTATACTTAAAATAGGGAACTAAAGAAAAACCATGTTATCAAAATAACAGCTTACAGCAAGAAAAAATATGACAAATATCATAAATAAAAAAGAAGGTAATGTGGATCAGATATTAATCGAAAGAGCTCAACAGGGAGATTCTAGGGCTTTTGATATGTTAGTTATTAAATACCAAAGAAGACTTAGTGGTGCGATGACTCGATTTTTAAAAGATGATTATGAAATACAGGATATTGTGCAAGAGGCTTTTATTAAGGCATATCGTGCTTTACCGAATTTTAGAGGCGAAAGTGCTTTTTTTACATGGTTGTATCGAATTGCTGCTAACACTGCAAAGAATTATTTAAGCTCAGGTTCAAAAAAGTATTTAGTCTTGGATAATGATTTCAAAGATGATGATGCAACATGGGGGGTAGAACAAACACCCGATTATAATACTCCTGAGAATGCTTTTCTCAATCAGGAAATTTTGCATACAGTTGGGGAAGCAGTGGAAAATTTACCAGAAGATTTAAAGGCTGTGATTAATTTGCGAGAAATAGAAGGTTTGTCATATGAAGCAATTGCGGAAAGAATGAATTGTCCAGTAGGGACGGTTAGATCTAGGTTATTTAGAGCAAGGGAATTAATAGCTAAAGATTTACGTCCTGTTTTGGATACATCAAAAAATCAAAGGTGGTAGTATGAAAAAAAATGAAAAGTTTGAAGTGATATCTGCACTGATGGATGATGCATTATTATCTGATAGAGAAATACAAGAAGCAATAGATTTGTTGTTGGAGGATATTGAATGTCAACAAAAGTGGGAAGAATATAATGTTATCAGGTTAGGGTTACATATCCACAGACAACATAATAATATTGATGAGGAACAAGTATTTTTGAATAAATCATCTATGAAAGTTTACAAAATAGGATTATCTTTAGTCGCTACTATCACTGTTTTAGGTGTTGGTGTTGGATTGTTCTTAAACCAAAATGATTCTTTTAAGCCAGATTACGATACCATGGCCACAATGTTGTTGAATGGGAATTCTAAAGTAGCAATAACTACTTTTATGTCTGATAGGAATAAATATGATGTTATTGATGATGTAGAATACGTTAGACAACAACGTTCTTTAGATAATGATTTTTTACGAGTACATGAGAGTTCAAGTAATA from Neisseriaceae bacterium includes the following:
- the tilS gene encoding tRNA lysidine(34) synthetase TilS, giving the protein MVNTQKNDLFEVVERSWLGNFPDHFSFEVGLSGGIDSIVMFHIMWRLSQKYDFKLKAVHIHHGLQSQANEWVDFCTTICHGYNVPLRVEYVKVNINSPLGIEAEAREQRYDVFKKSKQSVVVLAHHRDDQIETFLLAMLRGGGLRGMVSMPVVRKLKPSNIFLWRPLLSSSKIQIEQYAINWCLKYIQDPSNASEDYTRNWIRKKLLPLIHSKIDFADEHILQNIVNLQETLHTIDELALYDYKNSVDKGKLSVKSLMKLSPSRAREALIRFLKEHDLGVPRQQSLYAFIDWMNSQPSDFYEWQLPKGKIYCYDEKIWEWADSNTLKQKLQTSYFSPLDVAWRECKRGIGKDFIHGDWFIRPMNKNDTIQTEVGVQSVLHLLKKSKIPRFIRSQWPVIVNTSDECVIVVGLRVDVRYQKYDGVVPYIKSLELYLK
- the rpoE gene encoding RNA polymerase sigma factor RpoE, whose amino-acid sequence is MTNIINKKEGNVDQILIERAQQGDSRAFDMLVIKYQRRLSGAMTRFLKDDYEIQDIVQEAFIKAYRALPNFRGESAFFTWLYRIAANTAKNYLSSGSKKYLVLDNDFKDDDATWGVEQTPDYNTPENAFLNQEILHTVGEAVENLPEDLKAVINLREIEGLSYEAIAERMNCPVGTVRSRLFRARELIAKDLRPVLDTSKNQRW